One genomic window of Niveibacterium sp. SC-1 includes the following:
- a CDS encoding zinc ribbon domain-containing protein: MPLFDFHCEVCDRTYELLLRGGTDPVCPHCGSTNMTKLIPAISPAARTPGMVQRARQQANREGHFSNFNAAERKRILKT, from the coding sequence ATGCCTTTGTTCGATTTCCACTGCGAGGTCTGCGACAGAACCTACGAACTGCTGCTGCGCGGCGGCACGGACCCGGTCTGTCCCCATTGCGGCAGCACCAACATGACCAAGCTCATTCCCGCCATCTCCCCGGCGGCACGCACACCCGGTATGGTCCAGCGAGCTCGACAGCAAGCGAATCGCGAAGGGCACTTCAGCAACTTCAACGCCGCCGAGCGCAAGCGGATCCTGAAGACCTGA
- a CDS encoding TOBE domain-containing protein, giving the protein MKVGARNVFEGIVSGITAGAVNAEIELTLAGGDKLIAIITEASVKGLGLAVGSKALAFVKAPWVIVLGEDVPIRFSARNQLAGTVSALTKGAVNSDVKIKLAGGTEVHAVITNDAVSELALAVGKPASALIKASHVVLGVSA; this is encoded by the coding sequence ATGAAAGTCGGCGCGCGCAACGTATTCGAAGGCATCGTCTCCGGCATCACCGCAGGGGCTGTCAACGCCGAAATCGAACTGACCCTTGCCGGCGGAGACAAGCTGATCGCGATCATCACAGAAGCCAGCGTCAAGGGCCTCGGCCTGGCGGTGGGCAGCAAAGCCCTCGCCTTCGTCAAGGCGCCCTGGGTCATCGTGCTGGGCGAGGACGTTCCGATCCGCTTCTCGGCACGCAACCAGCTCGCCGGCACGGTCAGCGCCCTCACCAAGGGCGCGGTCAACAGCGACGTGAAGATCAAGCTGGCCGGCGGCACCGAAGTCCATGCGGTGATCACCAACGACGCCGTCTCCGAACTCGCGCTCGCCGTTGGCAAACCCGCGAGTGCACTGATCAAGGCCAGCCACGTAGTCCTCGGCGTATCGGCCTGA